One genomic segment of Callospermophilus lateralis isolate mCalLat2 chromosome 20, mCalLat2.hap1, whole genome shotgun sequence includes these proteins:
- the LOC143385717 gene encoding uncharacterized protein LOC143385717, with amino-acid sequence MGEPIARELGFQQMTSLVDEYLLSMTMGYGQETAVCFVRFPNPVAACRPLDQTRRPAAPCSRGGGGGTARSPATRGRWRCAFVGCTPAAGSTKRGAPRAPAASRGARRGPCARGCSACRAGREAGGVSPGGGIPRRLGRLPRTSPLATPPSAPSSLAFLPNPARSYPGPQEPDLAQPRAAAVAPVAASPPVSGLCPGSPEEPVRAAGWEGGAAQPIRLLFLLLPLLLSPRVPGPCAPQHPRRPGLGTQFQTLG; translated from the exons ATGGGTGAACCGATTGCAAGAGAATTGGGATTTCAACAGATGACTAGTCTGGTGGATGAGTACCTGTTATCCATGACAATGGGATATGGACAAG AAACGGCAGTGTGCTTCGTTCGCTTCCCTAACCCGGTCGCAGCCTGTCGTCCCCTAGACCAAACGCGGCGGCCCGCGGCTCCCTGCAGCCGCGGTGGCGGCGGCGGCACAGCGCGCAGCCCGGCCACCCGAGGCCGGTGGCGCTGCGCCTTTGTTGG GTGCACGCCGGCTGCGGGGAGCACAAAGCGCGGCGCACCGAGGGCGCCGGCAGCGAGCCGGGGAGCGAGGCGAGGCCCGTGCGCCCGCGGCTGCAGCGCCTGCCGGGCGGGGAGAGAGGCCGGCGGCGTCAGCCCGGGCGGCGGCATCCCTAGGCGCCTGGGGCGCCTTCCTCGGACCAGCCCGCTCGCCACCCCGCCCTCTGCACCCAGTTCTCTCGCGTTCCTTCCCAACCCTGCCCGTTCCTACCCCGGCCCCCAAGAGCCGGATTTAGCCCAGCCCCGCGCAGCAGCTGTTGCTCCCGTAGCTGCCTCGCCTCCAGTCTCGGGGCTCTGCCCGGGGTCCCCCGAGGAGCCGGTGCGCGCTGCGGGCTGGGAGGGAGGCGCCGCTCAGCCGATccgcctcctctttctcctcctgccGCTGCTGCTGTCGCCGCGGGTGCCCGGCCCGTGCGCACCCCAACACCCCCGCCGGCCGGGCCTTGGG